A DNA window from Pleurodeles waltl isolate 20211129_DDA chromosome 12, aPleWal1.hap1.20221129, whole genome shotgun sequence contains the following coding sequences:
- the LSM4 gene encoding U6 snRNA-associated Sm-like protein LSm4, with amino-acid sequence MLPLSLLKTAQNHPMLVELKNGETYNGHLVSCDNWMNINLREVICTSRDGDKFWRMPECYIRGSTIKYLRIPDEIIDMVKEEVLSKGRGRGSGGMQQQQKQQKGRGVGGAGRGVFGGRGRGAPGGGRGQQEKKPGRQSGKQ; translated from the exons cTGCCTTTATCATTACTGAAGACTGCTCAGAACCACCCTATG TTGGTGGAATTGAAAAATGGAGAAACGTATAATGGTCATCTAGTGAGTTGTGATAACTGGATGAACATCAATCTCCGAGAAGTGATCTGTACCTCCAGG GATGGCGACAAATTCTGGAGGATGCCCGAATGCTACATTCGAGGTAGCACGATTAAGTACCTGCGAATCCCAGATGAAATTATTGACATGGTGAAAGaggaagtactctccaagggccggGGCCGTGGTAGCGGTGGAATGCAACAGCAACAGAAGCAGCAAAAAGGGAGGGGAGTTGGAGGCGCTGGTCGAG GTGTGTTCGGAGGACGTGGGAGAGGTGccccaggtggtggcagaggacAGCAGGAGAAGAAACCAGGCAGACAATCTGGGAAGCAGTGA